The following are encoded together in the Halopiger aswanensis genome:
- a CDS encoding DUF5795 family protein, with product MSENRVVQGRMVTAEKLAELVEGGSVMEVDSIEEADRECPDCGGNVLKVTYMPSVTELVTGWKCQDCDWSEADRD from the coding sequence GTGAGCGAGAATCGCGTCGTTCAGGGGCGTATGGTGACGGCCGAAAAACTCGCCGAACTGGTCGAGGGCGGCTCCGTGATGGAAGTCGACTCGATCGAGGAGGCCGACAGGGAGTGTCCGGACTGCGGCGGTAACGTCCTCAAAGTCACGTACATGCCGTCGGTGACGGAGCTCGTGACCGGCTGGAAGTGCCAGGACTGCGACTGGAGCGAGGCCGACCGCGACTGA
- a CDS encoding UbiA family prenyltransferase, whose translation MTTPTRTRRVRRWASSLEGALRFLVHSNLFISLATVGVATTTILLADLPVEPLPIFIVFAATLFIYTINRFLDLEEDEQNVPRRAAFVKRYGRFWLALGGGLYLAAIGVAVALELPGAGFMLLPVAVAVLYSLAGVKRVFLVKNLFVGFAWGIIPLGVGYYYGQFQSLAILFVAGYITAMITIAAVIFDVKDIEGDREEGIATVPNRYGPATTRRVCQAANVAVAAAVVAVVALTSLSSQFLVVLAMNAYVACYIPFSTEDRGPLFYGFVVDGEHVFLAALVIALEWAVW comes from the coding sequence GTGACGACCCCGACTCGCACGCGTCGCGTCCGGCGGTGGGCGTCGTCGCTCGAGGGCGCCCTCCGGTTTCTGGTTCACAGCAACCTCTTTATCTCGCTGGCGACCGTCGGCGTGGCGACGACGACGATTCTCCTCGCGGACCTGCCGGTCGAACCGCTGCCGATCTTCATCGTCTTCGCGGCGACGCTGTTCATCTACACGATTAACCGGTTCCTCGACCTCGAGGAGGACGAGCAGAACGTCCCGCGACGAGCCGCGTTCGTCAAGCGCTACGGCCGCTTCTGGCTCGCGCTCGGCGGCGGACTCTACCTCGCGGCGATCGGGGTTGCGGTCGCGCTGGAGTTGCCGGGCGCGGGGTTCATGCTCCTGCCGGTCGCGGTCGCCGTCCTCTACTCGTTGGCCGGGGTCAAGCGCGTGTTTCTGGTGAAAAACCTGTTCGTGGGCTTCGCGTGGGGGATCATCCCGCTCGGGGTCGGCTACTACTACGGACAGTTTCAGTCGCTCGCGATCCTGTTCGTCGCCGGCTACATCACCGCCATGATCACCATCGCCGCCGTGATCTTCGACGTGAAGGACATCGAGGGCGACCGCGAAGAAGGGATCGCGACGGTGCCGAACCGGTACGGGCCGGCGACGACCCGACGCGTCTGCCAGGCCGCAAACGTGGCGGTCGCCGCGGCGGTCGTCGCCGTCGTCGCGCTCACCTCGCTCTCGAGCCAGTTCCTCGTCGTCCTCGCGATGAACGCCTACGTGGCCTGTTACATCCCGTTCTCGACCGAGGATCGCGGCCCGCTGTTCTACGGGTTCGTCGTCGACGGCGAGCACGTCTTTCTGGCCGCGCTCGTGATCGCCCTCGAGTGGGCGGTCTGGTGA
- the sucC gene encoding ADP-forming succinate--CoA ligase subunit beta, protein MKLHEYQAKDVFADAGIPTPASQLASDVDGVVAAAEEIGYPVAVKAQVQVGGRGKAGGIKLAEDEDEAREAAESILGMDLKGYHVDQVLVEEAVDFVNELYVGITMDRGEGKPVAMVSTKGGVNIEEVAEEDPEAIAREHIDPSFGMHPYQARKAVYDAGVDQSVARDVSSVLTTLYQLWDEKDGADAEINPLMVTSDDEVIAADAVMNIDEDALFRQPELAEMEEEASSGDELEQKADEYDFDYVRLSGNVGIIGNGAGLVMTTLDLVDHYGGEPANFLDVGGGAKAQRIANALDMVFSDDNVDSVVFNIFGGITRGDEVARGINEALEQFDEIPKPVVVRLAGTNWEEGMEILNEDLVTVEQTLEDAVQRAVEYADEVEA, encoded by the coding sequence ATGAAGCTACACGAGTACCAGGCGAAGGACGTCTTCGCCGACGCCGGCATTCCGACGCCGGCATCCCAACTCGCCTCCGATGTCGACGGCGTCGTCGCCGCGGCCGAGGAGATCGGGTATCCAGTCGCAGTCAAGGCGCAGGTACAGGTCGGCGGCCGCGGGAAGGCCGGCGGTATTAAACTCGCCGAGGACGAGGACGAGGCTCGCGAGGCAGCCGAGTCCATCCTCGGCATGGACCTGAAGGGTTACCACGTGGATCAGGTCCTGGTCGAGGAAGCGGTCGACTTCGTGAACGAACTCTACGTCGGCATCACGATGGACCGCGGCGAGGGCAAGCCCGTCGCCATGGTCTCGACCAAGGGTGGGGTCAACATCGAGGAAGTCGCCGAGGAGGACCCCGAAGCCATCGCGCGGGAGCACATCGACCCCTCCTTCGGCATGCACCCGTACCAGGCTCGAAAGGCCGTCTACGACGCGGGCGTCGACCAGTCGGTCGCGCGCGACGTCTCGAGCGTCCTCACGACGCTCTACCAGCTCTGGGACGAGAAGGACGGCGCCGACGCCGAGATCAACCCGCTGATGGTCACCAGCGACGACGAGGTCATCGCGGCCGACGCCGTGATGAACATCGACGAGGACGCCCTGTTCCGCCAGCCCGAACTGGCCGAGATGGAAGAGGAGGCGTCCTCGGGCGACGAACTCGAGCAGAAGGCCGACGAGTACGACTTCGACTACGTCCGCCTCTCGGGCAACGTCGGCATCATCGGCAACGGTGCGGGCCTCGTGATGACGACGCTGGACCTCGTCGACCACTACGGCGGCGAGCCCGCCAACTTCCTGGACGTCGGCGGTGGCGCGAAGGCCCAGCGCATCGCCAACGCCCTGGACATGGTCTTCTCGGACGACAACGTCGATTCCGTCGTCTTCAACATCTTCGGCGGGATCACCCGCGGCGACGAGGTCGCCCGGGGGATCAACGAGGCGCTCGAACAGTTCGACGAAATCCCCAAGCCGGTCGTCGTCCGTCTGGCCGGCACCAACTGGGAGGAAGGTATGGAGATTCTCAATGAAGACCTCGTGACGGTCGAACAGACCCTCGAGGACGCGGTTCAGCGTGCCGTCGAATACGCTGACGAGGTGGAAGCATGA
- the sucD gene encoding succinate--CoA ligase subunit alpha, translated as MSVLVDDDTRVVVQGITGGEGKFHAKQMMEYGTNVVAGAVPGKGGQEVEGVPVYDTVHEAVEEENADTSVIFVPPAFAGDAIFEALDTDLDLAVAITEGIPTQDMARVNKRLSETDTRLIGPNCPGLITPGEAKLGILPGNIFSEGKVGLVSRSGTLTYQVVDNLTNRGMGQSTAIGIGGDPIIGTDFVDALELFENDPETEAIVMCGEIGGEDEEEAAAYIDEHVDTPVAGFIAGRTAPPGKRMGHAGAIVSGSGTGTAESKISALNDAGVPVGDTPEEVADHIEEFLA; from the coding sequence ATGAGTGTACTAGTCGACGACGACACGCGCGTCGTGGTACAGGGCATCACGGGCGGGGAAGGCAAGTTCCACGCCAAGCAGATGATGGAGTACGGCACCAACGTCGTCGCCGGCGCGGTCCCCGGCAAGGGCGGCCAGGAGGTCGAGGGCGTCCCCGTCTACGACACGGTCCACGAGGCCGTCGAGGAGGAGAACGCCGACACCTCGGTCATCTTCGTCCCGCCGGCGTTCGCGGGCGACGCCATCTTCGAGGCGCTGGACACGGACCTCGATCTGGCGGTCGCCATCACGGAGGGCATCCCGACTCAGGACATGGCCCGGGTCAACAAGCGCCTCTCCGAGACCGATACTCGACTCATCGGCCCGAACTGTCCCGGTCTCATCACGCCCGGCGAGGCCAAACTCGGCATCCTCCCCGGCAACATCTTCTCCGAGGGGAAGGTCGGTCTGGTCTCCCGCTCGGGCACGCTGACCTACCAGGTCGTCGACAACCTGACGAACCGCGGCATGGGCCAGAGCACCGCGATCGGTATCGGCGGCGACCCGATCATCGGTACCGACTTCGTCGACGCCCTCGAGCTGTTCGAGAACGACCCCGAAACCGAAGCCATCGTCATGTGCGGTGAGATCGGCGGCGAAGACGAGGAGGAGGCCGCCGCCTACATCGACGAGCACGTCGATACGCCGGTCGCCGGCTTCATCGCCGGCCGCACGGCCCCGCCGGGCAAGCGCATGGGTCACGCCGGCGCGATCGTCTCCGGCTCCGGTACCGGCACCGCCGAGAGCAAGATCTCGGCGCTCAACGACGCCGGCGTCCCCGTCGGCGACACGCCCGAGGAAGTCGCCGACCACATCGAAGAGTTCCTCGCCTGA
- the bioB gene encoding biotin synthase BioB, which translates to MVYETGNETVDDALERVLAGERLDRTDGLALIAQPVEPLAEAGAVVCDRFGDGTVDACSIVNAKAGNCAEDCGFCAQSVHFDTGIDTYGFLGPEKVLEAAKRAERDGAQRFGIVVAEKGVSKEHRPEEWRDVLEAIRLVREECDLEVDASLGILTEEEAEILAAEGINHYNHNIETSPRYFPEIVDTHSFEDRVQTLEVAKEAGMDLCAGVILGMGETPTDRVEAAIALQDIGVSSLPVNVLNPVPGTPLAERGVEITTEEIVKTVAVFRLLHPEARVRLTGGREANLEPDEQHLPLEAGADGLLTGDYLTTDGQSPADDLEIIERAGLEPNRETNAFDPEAVKARRGDGEASTAESEAATNADADADADAEPSDD; encoded by the coding sequence GTGGTTTACGAGACGGGAAACGAGACGGTCGACGACGCGCTCGAGCGAGTGTTGGCCGGCGAGCGGCTCGATCGAACTGACGGACTAGCGCTGATCGCCCAGCCGGTCGAGCCGCTGGCCGAAGCCGGCGCGGTCGTGTGCGACCGCTTCGGCGACGGCACGGTCGACGCCTGCTCGATCGTCAACGCGAAGGCGGGCAACTGCGCCGAGGACTGTGGCTTCTGCGCGCAGTCGGTCCACTTCGACACCGGGATCGACACCTACGGCTTCCTCGGGCCGGAGAAGGTACTCGAGGCGGCAAAGCGCGCCGAGCGCGACGGCGCCCAGCGGTTCGGCATCGTCGTCGCCGAGAAGGGCGTCTCGAAGGAGCACCGTCCCGAGGAGTGGCGGGACGTCCTCGAGGCGATCCGCCTCGTCCGCGAGGAGTGCGACCTCGAGGTCGACGCTTCCCTTGGGATTCTCACCGAGGAAGAAGCCGAGATCCTCGCCGCGGAAGGAATCAACCACTACAATCACAACATCGAGACCTCGCCGCGGTACTTCCCCGAGATCGTCGATACGCACAGTTTCGAGGACCGCGTGCAGACCCTCGAGGTGGCCAAAGAGGCCGGGATGGACCTCTGTGCCGGCGTGATCCTCGGCATGGGCGAGACGCCGACCGACCGCGTCGAGGCGGCGATCGCCCTGCAGGATATCGGCGTCTCCTCGCTGCCAGTGAACGTCCTGAACCCGGTTCCCGGGACGCCGCTGGCCGAGCGGGGTGTCGAGATCACGACCGAGGAAATCGTGAAGACGGTCGCCGTCTTCCGGCTGCTCCACCCCGAGGCGCGCGTGCGCTTGACCGGCGGCCGCGAAGCCAACCTCGAGCCCGACGAACAGCACTTACCGCTCGAGGCCGGCGCCGACGGACTGCTGACGGGCGACTACCTCACGACCGACGGCCAGTCGCCCGCCGACGATCTCGAAATCATCGAGCGCGCGGGTCTCGAGCCGAACCGCGAGACGAATGCGTTCGACCCCGAGGCGGTCAAAGCACGCCGCGGCGACGGCGAGGCGTCGACGGCCGAATCGGAGGCAGCGACGAACGCGGACGCGGACGCGGATGCGGATGCGGAACCGAGCGACGACTGA
- a CDS encoding transcriptional regulator has translation MDETTFAVLGTGGIGRRALEVSQHKDGVTPVAACDRNGVAVDFDGLDVDELLAATEGNIDSGPNDDDVAADGGAATGDGSTTTDDGETTVDSSGVKQHGEQRGVVASAQARPSDDPIQDVIDAGDGIDAVLLALPNYEHDFIPRTADRFVEGGYSGVLIDVLKRSRVIDMLEDRSDDLEAAGITFICGAGATPGFLTGAAALAAQSFVEVESVDIWWGVGLKSGYEDNRGTVREDIAHLPEYDLETARELSDEEIEEIVDDHDGVIEFEDMEHADDVLLERAGICDAADVTVGGILDVRSDEKPTTTTVSVTGTTFDGERATNTFELGDETSMEANVNGPALGYLKAGVRRNRAGEYGVFGPAELMPGF, from the coding sequence ATGGACGAAACGACGTTTGCAGTACTCGGCACCGGCGGTATCGGCAGACGAGCGCTCGAGGTCAGCCAGCACAAAGATGGGGTGACGCCGGTCGCGGCCTGCGACCGAAACGGCGTCGCCGTCGATTTCGACGGGCTGGACGTCGACGAACTGCTGGCGGCCACGGAAGGAAATATCGACAGCGGACCGAACGACGACGACGTTGCGGCCGACGGCGGCGCGGCAACTGGCGACGGCAGCACGACTACCGACGACGGCGAGACGACGGTCGACTCGAGCGGCGTCAAACAACACGGCGAGCAACGAGGCGTCGTCGCCTCCGCGCAGGCTCGGCCCAGCGACGATCCCATTCAGGACGTCATCGACGCGGGCGACGGGATCGACGCCGTCCTGCTCGCGCTGCCGAACTACGAGCACGACTTCATCCCCCGAACCGCGGATCGGTTCGTCGAGGGCGGCTACTCGGGCGTCTTGATCGACGTGCTCAAACGCTCGCGCGTGATTGACATGCTCGAGGATCGCAGCGACGACCTCGAGGCGGCGGGGATCACGTTCATCTGCGGCGCGGGCGCGACGCCCGGCTTCCTCACCGGCGCGGCCGCGCTGGCGGCCCAGTCGTTCGTCGAGGTCGAGTCGGTCGACATCTGGTGGGGCGTCGGCCTCAAATCGGGCTACGAGGACAACCGCGGCACCGTCCGCGAGGACATCGCGCACCTCCCCGAGTACGACCTCGAGACCGCCCGCGAACTCTCCGACGAGGAGATCGAGGAAATCGTCGACGACCACGACGGCGTCATCGAGTTCGAAGACATGGAACACGCCGACGACGTGCTGCTCGAGCGCGCCGGGATCTGCGACGCCGCGGACGTCACCGTCGGCGGAATTTTGGACGTTCGCAGCGACGAGAAACCGACGACGACCACGGTTTCGGTAACGGGGACGACCTTCGACGGCGAGCGCGCGACGAACACGTTCGAACTCGGCGACGAGACGAGCATGGAAGCGAACGTCAACGGGCCCGCGCTGGGCTACCTGAAGGCCGGCGTCAGGCGGAATCGAGCGGGCGAGTACGGCGTCTTCGGTCCCGCGGAACTGATGCCCGGCTTCTGA
- a CDS encoding aminotransferase class I/II-fold pyridoxal phosphate-dependent enzyme: MEDRDRGFDLEDRLATLEDGDLKRTLSPVDRVAERGYFAEPSGGDLPVLETDEALVFASNNYLGLTADQRVQDAARRAAATVGTGAGASRLVTGDTMVHRDLERLLAETKGCERALTFSSGYAANVGTITALEPDVIFSDELNHASLIDGCRLSDAETVVYDHRDVADLRSKLEARADRDDASEDRWLVVTDTVFSMDGTVAPLEAICDLAEEFGAWVMVDEAHATGLYVDGGGVVQAEGLADRVHVQMGTLSKALASQGGYVAGSDDLIECLVNEARSFVYSTGLTPPAAAAASEALHLARHGDARERLWENVAHLRDGLETMGFDVPGDSQILPVIVGDREDALALAEGLRERDIVAPAIRPPTVPEGTSRIRVTPIATHDKDDIVTCLEAFRTVGDELGLL; the protein is encoded by the coding sequence ATGGAAGACCGCGACCGCGGGTTCGACCTCGAGGATCGGCTCGCGACTCTCGAGGACGGCGACCTGAAACGGACGCTCTCGCCCGTCGACCGGGTCGCCGAGCGGGGCTACTTCGCCGAACCCTCCGGCGGGGACCTGCCGGTCCTCGAGACCGACGAGGCGCTCGTGTTCGCGTCGAACAACTACCTGGGGTTGACCGCCGATCAGCGGGTCCAGGACGCGGCCCGTCGGGCCGCCGCGACCGTCGGTACGGGTGCCGGCGCGAGTCGGCTCGTCACCGGCGACACGATGGTCCACCGGGACCTGGAGCGACTGCTCGCGGAAACCAAGGGCTGCGAGCGGGCGCTGACCTTCTCCTCGGGATACGCGGCCAACGTCGGGACGATCACGGCCCTCGAGCCGGACGTCATCTTCTCCGACGAACTCAATCACGCGAGCCTCATCGACGGCTGCCGACTCTCGGACGCCGAGACGGTCGTCTACGACCACCGCGACGTCGCGGACCTGCGGTCGAAACTCGAGGCGCGCGCCGACCGTGACGACGCGAGCGAGGACCGGTGGCTCGTCGTCACGGACACCGTCTTCAGCATGGACGGCACCGTCGCCCCCCTCGAGGCGATCTGCGACCTCGCCGAGGAGTTCGGCGCGTGGGTGATGGTCGACGAGGCCCACGCGACGGGGTTGTACGTCGACGGCGGCGGCGTCGTGCAGGCCGAGGGGCTCGCGGACCGGGTCCACGTCCAGATGGGGACGCTCTCGAAGGCGCTGGCCAGTCAGGGCGGCTACGTCGCCGGCAGCGACGACCTAATCGAGTGTCTGGTCAACGAGGCGCGGTCGTTCGTCTACTCGACGGGACTGACGCCGCCGGCCGCCGCGGCGGCCAGCGAGGCACTGCACCTCGCGCGCCACGGCGACGCCCGCGAACGGCTCTGGGAGAACGTCGCCCACCTCCGGGACGGCCTCGAGACGATGGGCTTCGACGTGCCCGGCGACTCCCAGATCCTCCCCGTGATCGTCGGCGACCGGGAGGATGCGCTCGCGCTCGCCGAGGGACTGCGCGAGCGCGATATCGTCGCGCCGGCGATCCGACCGCCCACGGTGCCAGAGGGGACGAGCCGCATCCGCGTGACGCCGATCGCGACCCACGATAAGGACGATATCGTCACCTGTCTCGAGGCGTTCCGAACGGTCGGCGACGAGTTAGGACTGCTCTGA
- the bioD gene encoding dethiobiotin synthase, producing the protein MNESEPIDANGPIAVVGTDTGVGKTVVTAALTRYFRKSDIDARAIKPAQTGHPPDDDAGFVADACDDPDAATCLRYLEPALAPRVAAEVADEDLSYESILAACRRECEGTPLPLVEGIGGLRVPLAGDREVIDLVADLEATAVVVARSGLGTLNHTALTGEALERRGVPVAGIVCNEYEGASLAERTNPDELERLTGVRVETVPPLEGGPTALADGVADALSTRLFDRLERLAAER; encoded by the coding sequence ATGAACGAATCCGAACCGATCGACGCGAACGGACCGATCGCCGTCGTCGGCACCGACACCGGCGTCGGCAAAACTGTCGTCACCGCGGCCCTCACGCGTTATTTTCGTAAGTCGGATATCGACGCCCGAGCGATCAAACCCGCTCAAACCGGACACCCGCCAGATGACGACGCCGGCTTCGTGGCCGACGCCTGTGACGACCCCGACGCCGCGACCTGTCTCCGATACCTCGAGCCCGCGCTCGCGCCGCGGGTCGCCGCCGAGGTGGCCGACGAGGACCTCTCGTACGAGTCGATCCTGGCCGCCTGTCGACGCGAATGCGAGGGAACGCCGCTGCCCCTCGTCGAAGGCATCGGCGGCCTGCGCGTCCCGCTGGCCGGCGACCGCGAGGTGATCGACCTCGTCGCCGATCTCGAGGCGACGGCGGTCGTCGTCGCGCGGTCCGGACTGGGGACGCTCAACCACACGGCGCTCACCGGCGAGGCCCTCGAGCGCCGCGGCGTTCCGGTCGCCGGAATCGTCTGTAACGAGTACGAGGGCGCGTCGCTCGCCGAGCGGACGAACCCCGACGAACTCGAGCGGCTGACCGGCGTCCGCGTCGAGACGGTCCCGCCGCTCGAGGGCGGACCGACGGCGCTGGCAGACGGCGTCGCCGACGCGCTCTCGACGAGGTTGTTCGATCGACTCGAGCGACTGGCGGCGGAGAGATAA
- a CDS encoding replication factor C large subunit: MTDWTEKYRPTTLSEVRGNNKARDQLQEWAETWDEHRDAVIVHGSPGVGKTSAAHALAADMGWPVMELNASDSRGADVIERVAGEASKSGTLTGGESGRRLVILDEADNFHGNADYGGSREVTRVVKNANQPIVLVANEFYDMSNSLRNACETIEFRDVSKRSIVPVLRDICRREGVEFEEEALEKIAESTSGDLRSAVNDLQAVAEDTERLTVDDVVTSERDTTEGIFDFLDTLIKEEDAEGALRASYDVDENPDEMLNWIEDNVPKDYEGAELADAYEFLANADRWLGRVRSTQNYSFWRYATDNMTAGVAASRREPKGGWTRYGPPSYWRKLGSSKGTRNTRDSIAERIAEREGTSVGTARREILPYLSAMTHHCKNRDLTVRMAATYELDEKEVSFVTGSGKDTNKVQSIVEDAEEMREKETVEHSGSAFFEAEDASDGAASSDSSDTTGDESENDQATLAASSGAGADADADSGIDSSTATDADESAAETTEPDDDQSGLNDFL, translated from the coding sequence ATGACCGACTGGACCGAGAAGTACCGTCCGACGACGCTGTCGGAGGTACGCGGGAACAACAAGGCCCGCGACCAGTTGCAGGAGTGGGCCGAGACGTGGGACGAGCACCGGGATGCGGTGATCGTCCACGGCAGCCCCGGCGTCGGGAAGACCTCCGCCGCCCACGCGCTGGCCGCGGACATGGGCTGGCCCGTCATGGAACTCAACGCCAGCGACAGCCGCGGCGCCGACGTCATCGAGCGCGTCGCCGGTGAGGCCTCCAAGAGCGGCACGCTCACGGGCGGCGAGTCCGGCCGCCGGCTGGTCATCTTAGACGAGGCGGACAACTTCCACGGCAACGCCGACTACGGCGGCTCGAGGGAGGTCACCCGCGTCGTCAAGAACGCGAACCAGCCGATCGTCCTCGTGGCAAACGAGTTCTACGACATGAGCAACTCCCTCCGGAACGCCTGCGAGACGATCGAGTTCCGCGACGTCTCGAAGCGCTCGATCGTCCCCGTCCTCCGCGATATTTGCCGGCGCGAGGGCGTCGAGTTCGAGGAGGAAGCCTTGGAGAAGATCGCCGAGTCGACCAGTGGCGACCTGCGCTCGGCGGTCAACGACCTGCAGGCGGTCGCCGAGGACACCGAGCGCCTGACCGTCGACGACGTCGTCACGAGCGAGCGCGACACGACGGAGGGGATCTTCGACTTCCTCGATACGCTCATCAAGGAGGAGGACGCCGAGGGCGCGCTGCGGGCCTCCTACGACGTCGACGAGAACCCCGACGAGATGTTGAACTGGATCGAGGACAACGTCCCGAAGGACTACGAAGGGGCCGAACTGGCCGACGCCTACGAGTTCCTCGCGAACGCCGACCGCTGGCTCGGCCGCGTCCGCTCGACGCAGAACTACTCGTTCTGGCGCTACGCGACGGACAACATGACCGCCGGCGTCGCCGCCTCGCGGCGCGAACCCAAGGGCGGCTGGACCCGCTACGGCCCGCCGAGCTACTGGCGCAAGCTCGGCAGCAGCAAGGGCACGCGCAACACCCGGGACTCGATCGCCGAACGCATCGCCGAACGCGAAGGGACGAGCGTCGGGACCGCCCGCCGAGAGATCCTCCCCTACCTCTCGGCGATGACCCACCACTGCAAGAACCGCGACCTGACCGTCCGAATGGCCGCGACCTACGAACTCGACGAGAAGGAAGTTTCCTTCGTCACCGGCAGCGGGAAAGACACCAACAAGGTCCAGTCGATCGTCGAGGACGCCGAGGAGATGCGCGAGAAGGAGACCGTCGAGCACTCCGGCAGCGCGTTCTTCGAGGCCGAGGACGCGAGCGACGGGGCCGCCTCGAGCGACTCGAGCGATACGACCGGCGACGAAAGCGAGAACGATCAAGCGACGCTCGCGGCCTCGAGCGGTGCCGGCGCCGACGCCGACGCCGACAGTGGGATCGACTCGAGCACGGCGACAGATGCGGACGAGTCCGCAGCGGAGACGACGGAACCGGACGACGACCAGTCGGGACTGAACGATTTCCTCTGA
- a CDS encoding GNAT family N-acetyltransferase — MPYETVYELTDSDLADLHERYRNYAWWDDRSLEDVRTALENTDVVAGLRDERTGELVAAGRVLTDFVYYGKIYDVIVAESHRGEGLGRDLLEAIVSHPDLENLEVLTLDCREGLVPFYEDCGFERHEMIAELPDGGEEDLVPMRYVGSEGDSESA; from the coding sequence ATGCCCTACGAGACGGTCTACGAACTGACCGACAGCGATCTCGCCGACCTCCACGAGCGCTACCGAAACTACGCGTGGTGGGACGACCGCTCCCTCGAGGACGTTCGCACGGCGCTCGAGAACACCGACGTGGTCGCCGGTCTCCGCGACGAGCGGACAGGGGAGCTCGTTGCCGCCGGCCGCGTGCTGACGGACTTCGTCTACTACGGGAAGATCTACGACGTGATCGTCGCCGAATCCCACCGCGGCGAGGGACTCGGTCGGGACTTGCTCGAGGCGATCGTCTCGCATCCAGACCTCGAGAATCTCGAGGTGCTGACGCTGGACTGTCGCGAAGGATTGGTCCCCTTCTACGAGGACTGCGGCTTCGAACGTCACGAGATGATCGCCGAACTGCCGGACGGCGGCGAGGAGGATCTCGTTCCGATGCGGTACGTCGGATCCGAGGGCGATTCGGAGTCGGCGTGA
- a CDS encoding endonuclease III domain-containing protein — protein sequence MSEDTEPSVNISGGESGGGVVAEFDPAAADTRAEEIVDRLGELYWQKTYGGRDAFTCLVRTILSQNTSDKASQPAHDALIDRYDGGASQRDADGASGQPRAEDVDLAESLATTEQSTLAETISSAGLYNQKSEIIIDAAEWVLEAFGSAAAFDEFVKDEDPAEVRETLLEVRGVGPKTADCVLLFAGGRGGVFPVDTHVHRIYRRLGIAPADADHEEVRAVLEREVPAEKCGFGHTASIQFGREYCSARKPACLEDPEACPMGDLCEQVGVYPETGEVVDPADAPEAETKG from the coding sequence ATGAGCGAGGACACGGAGCCGTCCGTCAACATCAGCGGCGGAGAATCGGGGGGCGGCGTCGTCGCCGAGTTCGATCCGGCGGCCGCCGACACCCGCGCGGAGGAGATCGTCGACCGACTCGGCGAACTGTACTGGCAGAAAACGTACGGCGGACGGGACGCTTTCACCTGTCTCGTCCGGACGATCCTGAGCCAGAACACGAGCGACAAGGCGAGCCAGCCGGCCCACGACGCGCTGATCGACCGGTATGATGGCGGTGCGTCGCAACGCGACGCAGATGGAGCGAGCGGGCAACCGCGAGCCGAGGATGTTGACCTCGCGGAGTCGCTCGCGACCACCGAACAATCGACGCTCGCCGAGACGATCAGTTCTGCCGGTCTCTACAATCAAAAATCGGAGATCATCATCGACGCGGCCGAGTGGGTCCTCGAGGCGTTCGGTTCCGCGGCGGCCTTCGACGAGTTCGTCAAGGACGAGGACCCCGCCGAGGTTCGCGAGACGCTGCTCGAGGTCCGCGGCGTCGGGCCGAAAACGGCGGACTGCGTGCTCCTGTTCGCGGGCGGCCGCGGCGGCGTCTTCCCCGTCGACACGCACGTCCACCGGATCTACCGACGACTGGGTATCGCGCCGGCCGACGCCGACCACGAGGAGGTTCGGGCGGTCTTAGAGCGCGAGGTGCCCGCGGAGAAGTGCGGGTTCGGCCACACGGCGTCGATCCAGTTCGGCCGCGAGTACTGCTCAGCGCGCAAGCCGGCCTGTCTCGAGGATCCGGAGGCGTGTCCGATGGGCGATCTCTGCGAGCAGGTCGGCGTCTACCCCGAGACGGGCGAGGTCGTGGATCCGGCCGACGCGCCCGAAGCGGAGACGAAGGGCTGA
- a CDS encoding DUF371 domain-containing protein has translation MPLEEVIHARGHENVSAEHASTFEVTTDDYLTPAGDCILAIEADRAPADFDPDFAEACRDREATITFEIEADGHRDSVTGRGDPDLEFTNERSAVGRTSEYVDDRTIMNGAEFAAEGFDRDLVAALADGAEATVTITVE, from the coding sequence ATGCCGCTCGAGGAAGTCATCCACGCTCGCGGGCACGAGAACGTCTCCGCCGAGCACGCGAGCACGTTCGAGGTAACGACCGACGACTATCTCACCCCCGCGGGCGACTGTATCCTCGCGATCGAGGCCGACCGCGCCCCCGCGGACTTCGATCCCGATTTCGCTGAGGCCTGCCGGGACCGCGAGGCCACGATTACGTTCGAAATCGAAGCCGACGGCCACCGCGACTCGGTGACCGGGCGGGGTGATCCCGACCTCGAGTTCACCAACGAGCGCAGCGCGGTCGGCCGCACGAGCGAGTACGTCGACGATCGAACGATCATGAACGGCGCCGAGTTCGCCGCCGAGGGCTTCGATCGCGATCTCGTCGCGGCGCTGGCCGACGGGGCCGAGGCGACGGTGACGATCACCGTCGAGTAG